From the Astatotilapia calliptera chromosome 6, fAstCal1.2, whole genome shotgun sequence genome, one window contains:
- the znf207b gene encoding BUB3-interacting and GLEBS motif-containing protein ZNF207b isoform X3 has protein sequence MGRKKKKQMKPWCWYCNRDFDDEKILIQHQKAKHFKCHICHKKLYTGPGLAIHCMQVHKETIDSVPNAIPGRTDIELEIYGMEGIPDKDMQERRRTLEQKSQESQKKKSNNQDDSDESDDDEAGPSAQQVTVVQAQAGYAAPMAQPGIPPVAGAPVIPPAGYQGMPPMMPGVPHMMHGMPPAMPGMPPGMMPMGGMMPPMMPGIPPAVPPHIPPRPGIPHMAPAPAVTRPAAPAAQPAVTKPLFPSAAQMGSGVHSSTAAVSSPSADPQSASPQPPFPNMLQAQQTVPGVAGASSSLSTAASTDPPKATFPAYTQPSVSSSSTSSNPSSSTVAKPPATVTSKPATLTTTSATSKLIHPDEDISLEEMKSQLPRYQRLAPRPGQAHVAAPPVAAVGGIMPPQQGLPPQQPGMRHPIHGQYGAPPQGMPGYMPGGMPPYGQGPPMVPPYQGGPPMGMRPPVMSPAGRY, from the exons ATGGGgcgaaaaaagaagaagcagatgaaaccatggtgctG GTACTGTAATCGAGACTTCGACGATGAAAAGATCCTCATTCAGCATCAAAaggcaaaacattttaaatgccaCATTTGCCACAAGAAGTTGTACACTGGCCCTGGCTTGGCTATTCATTGCATGCAG GTGCACAAAGAGACGATTGACAGCGTACCAAATGCAATTCCAGGAAGAACAGACATCGAGCTGGAAATCTATGGCATGGAGGGAATTCCAGATAAAGACATGCAGGAACGAAGGCGAACGTTAGAACAGAAATCACAAG agagTCAAAAGAAGAAGTCAAACAATCAGGATGACTCTGATGagtctgatgatgatgaagctggACCGTCAGCTCAGCAGGTCACTGTGGTCCAGGCCCAGGCAGGTTATGCTGCCCCAATGGCACAACCTGGGATCCCTCCTGTGGCTGGAGCACCAGTGATTCCTCCTGCAGGATATCAAG GAATGCCTCCTATGATGCCCGGTGTTCCTCACATGATGCATGGCATGCCTCCTGCAATGCCTGGAATGCCACCAGG taTGATGCCAATGGGAGGGATGATGCCCCCAATGATGCCAGGGATACCCCCGG CAGTCCCACCCCACATACCCCCAAGGCCAGGAATTCCTCACATGGCCCCAGCCCCTGCAGTCACTCGACCAGCCGCACCTGCGGCCCAGCCAGCTGTCACCAAACCTCTCTTCCCCAGTGCAGCACAG ATGGGCTCTGGTGttcacagcagcacagcagctgtCTCCTCTCCATCTGCAGACCCTCAGTCTGCGTCTCCCCAGCCTCCCTTTCCTAATATGCTACAA GCCCAGCAGACTGTTCCAGGAGTCGCAGGAGCTTCAAGTTCCCTCAGCACAGCTGCCTCCACTGACCCACCCAAAGCAACATTCCCTGCCTACACCCAGCCCTCTGTCTCTTCTTCTTCCACTTCTTCTAATCCCTCTAGCAGCACTGTGGCCAAACCCCCAGCCACAGTGACCAGTAAGCCTGCTACCCTCACCACCACGAGTGCAACTAGTAAGTTGATCCACCCTGATGAGGATATCTCACTG GAAGAGATGAAGTCCCAACTTCCTCGTTACCAGCGTCTTGCACCAAGACCTGGTCAGGCCCATGTGGCTGCTCCCCCAGTGGCAGCTGTGGGTGGTATAATGCCCCCACAGCAAGGCTTGCCACCACAGCAGCCAGGCATGAGGCATCCCATACATG GTCAGTATGGTGCCCCT